One Aythya fuligula isolate bAytFul2 chromosome W, bAytFul2.pri, whole genome shotgun sequence genomic window carries:
- the LOC116501304 gene encoding olfactory receptor 14J1-like, producing MAYDRYVAICKPLHYGSLVGSRACAQMAAAAWGSGFLNAVLHTANTFSLPLCHGNVLDQFFCEISQILKLSCSDAYFREAGPLVFSFSLAFGCFAFIVLSYVQIFRAVLRMPSSQGRHKAFSTCLPHLAVVSLMVSTGMFAYLKPPSISSPHLNLVVAVLYSMVPPALNPLIYSMRNKELKEALRMLLQYSVFQRGTDLLHVTP from the coding sequence ATGGCCTACGACCGCtatgttgccatctgcaagcccctgcactacgggagcctcgtgggcagcagagcttgtgcccagatggcagcagctgcctggggcagtggctttctcaatgctgtcctgcacacggccaacacattttccctgcccctctgccacgGCAATGTtttggaccagttcttctgtgaaatctcacagatcctcaagctctcctgctcagatgcctactTCAGGGAAGCTGGGCCACTtgtgtttagtttttctttagcatttggttgttttgctttcattgtgctgtcctatgtgcagatcttcagggcagtgctgaggatgccctcttctcagggccggcacaaagccttttccacgtgcctccctcacctggctgttGTCTCCCTGATGGTCAGCACTGGcatgtttgcctacctgaagcccccctccatctcctccccacaTCTAAATCTGGTGGTGGCTGTTCTGTACTCCATGGTACCTCCAGCactgaaccccctcatctacagcatgaggaataAGGAGCTCAAGGAGGCACTGAGGATGTTATTGCAATATTCAGTATTTCAACGAGGAACCGATCTTCTGCATGTGACTCCCTGA